One Ochotona princeps isolate mOchPri1 chromosome 25, mOchPri1.hap1, whole genome shotgun sequence genomic region harbors:
- the NUB1 gene encoding NEDD8 ultimate buster 1 isoform X1: MKTNSGRLIRALGGSRPARWWRRMAQKKYLQAKLTQFLREDRIQLWKPPYTDENKEVGLALKDLAKKYSDRLDCCENEVEKIIEEIRCKAVERGTGNENYKTTGIARIEVFLPSKLRKDRKNLMETRLDISGRELRSKIAETFGFQENYIKIVINKKQLQLENSLEEQGVTHNVKAMVLELKQSEEDVRKNFQVEEEEQNEAELKEKQIQRTKRGLEILAERAEMVVDPETTPYLDITNQTGRSIRIPPSERKALMLAMGYHEKGRAFLKRKEYGVALPCLLDADRYFCECCRELLDTVDNYAVLQLDIVWCYFRLEQLECLDDAEKKLNLAQKCFKNCYGENHQRLVHIKGNCGKEKVLFLRLYLLQGIRNYHSGNGDEAAEYLNKARQLFKELYIDPSKVHNLLQLGFTAQEARLGLRACDGNVDHAATHITNRREELAQIRKEEKEKKKRRLENINNLKGMGYSTHAAKQALHQASGNLDEALKILLSNPHMWWLRDSDSENNSQENPSQENIEQLVYMGFDAAVASTALRVFRGNVQLAAQTLAHNGGLLPRDLQRSVQHSSSSTPSTSPSDSAGTSGASTDEDMETEAINEILEDIPEHEEDYLDSTLEDEEIIIAEYLSYIENIKSATKKN, from the exons GATGGCGCAAAAGAAGTATCTTCAAGCAAAACTGACCCAGTTTTTAAGGGAAGACAGAATTCAGCTTTGGAAACCTCCATACacagatgaaaataaagaagTTGGTTTGGCATTAAAG GACCTTGCTAAGAAGTACTCTGACAGGCTAGATTGTTGTGAAAATGAAGTAGAAAAGATAATAGAAGAAATACGTTGCAAAGCAGTTGAGCGTGgaacaggaaatgaaaattataaaacaacagGAATTGCTAGAATTGAGGTGTTTTTACCTTCCAAACTAAGAAAA GATAGGAAGAACCTGATGGAGACCCGACTGGATATCAGTGGCAGAGAACTGAGGTCCAA aATAGCTGAAACCTTTGGATTTCAAGAAAATTATATCAAAATTGTCATAAACAAGAAACAGCTCCAACTAG AAAACAGCCTTGAAGAACAAGGAGTGACTCACAATGTAAAAGCGATGGTGCTTGAGTTAAAACAGTCTGAAGAGGACGTCAGGAAAAACTTCCAGGTAGAGGAAGAGGAACAAAATGAGgctgaattaaaagaaaaacagattcagAGGACCAAGCGAGGACTCGAGATCCTTGCAGAGAGAG CTGAGATGGTCGTGGATCCTGAGACGACACCATACTTAGATATAACTAATCAGACGGGCAGATCAATCCGAATTCCCCCGTCGGAAAGAAAG GCCCTTATGTTAGCTATGGGATATCATGAGAAGGGCAGAGCTTTCCTGAAAAGAAAGGAATATGGAGTAGCCTTGCCGTGTCTGCTGGACGCCGACAGATATTTCTG TGAGTGCTGCAGAGAGCTGCTGGATACAGTGGATAACTACGCAGTGCTCCAGCTGGATATTGTGTGGTGTTACTTCCGCCTAGAGCAACTGGAATGCCTCGATGacgcagaaaaaaaattaaacttggcTCAGAAATGCTTTAAGAATTGCTATGGAGAAAATCACCAGCGACTGGTCCACATAAAA GGAAATTGTGGGAAAGAAAAGGTGTTGTTTTTAAGACTCTACTTGCTTCAAGGTATTCGAAACTATCACAGTGGGAATGGTGACGAGGCTGCGGAGTACCTCAACAAG GCACGCCAGCTCTTTAAAGAACTGTATATTGATCCGTCAAAAGTTCACAACTTGCTGCAGTTGGGATTTACTGCCCAGGAAGCCCGGCTTGGCCTCAGGGCATGTGACGGGAACGTGGACCATGCAGCCACTCACATTACCAACCGTAGAGAG GAATTGGCCCaaataaggaaggaggaaaaagagaagaaaaaacgcCGCCTGGAGAACATCAACAATCTGAAAGGAATGGGCTATTCCACACATGCAGCCAAGCAGGCCCTCCATCAGGCCAGTGGGAACCTGGACGAGGCCCTCAAG ATTCTCCTCAGTAACCCTCACATGTGGTGGCTAAGGGATTCCGATTCTGAAAACAACAGTCAAGAAAATCCTTCCCAGGAAAACATTGAGCAA CTGGTGTACATGGGTTTTGATGCAGCGGTGGCCAGCACCGCACTGAGGGTGTTCAGGGGCAACGTCCAGCTGGCAGCTCAGACCCTTGCTCACAATGGAGGACTCCTGCCACGCGATCTGCAGCGCTCAGTGCAACACAGTTCTTCATCCACACCATCCACGTCCCCTTCGGATTCTGCAG GAACCTCTGGTGCCTCCACTGATGAGGATATGGAGACGGAGGCCATCAACGAGATCCTGGAGGACATTCCAGAACATGAGGAAGACTATCTCGACTCAACTCTGGAAGATGAAGAAATTATCATCGCAGAATACTTATCCTACATAGAAAATATAAAGTCAGCAACAAAGAAAAACTAG
- the NUB1 gene encoding NEDD8 ultimate buster 1 isoform X2 produces the protein MAQKKYLQAKLTQFLREDRIQLWKPPYTDENKEVGLALKDLAKKYSDRLDCCENEVEKIIEEIRCKAVERGTGNENYKTTGIARIEVFLPSKLRKDRKNLMETRLDISGRELRSKIAETFGFQENYIKIVINKKQLQLENSLEEQGVTHNVKAMVLELKQSEEDVRKNFQVEEEEQNEAELKEKQIQRTKRGLEILAERAEMVVDPETTPYLDITNQTGRSIRIPPSERKALMLAMGYHEKGRAFLKRKEYGVALPCLLDADRYFCECCRELLDTVDNYAVLQLDIVWCYFRLEQLECLDDAEKKLNLAQKCFKNCYGENHQRLVHIKGNCGKEKVLFLRLYLLQGIRNYHSGNGDEAAEYLNKARQLFKELYIDPSKVHNLLQLGFTAQEARLGLRACDGNVDHAATHITNRREELAQIRKEEKEKKKRRLENINNLKGMGYSTHAAKQALHQASGNLDEALKILLSNPHMWWLRDSDSENNSQENPSQENIEQLVYMGFDAAVASTALRVFRGNVQLAAQTLAHNGGLLPRDLQRSVQHSSSSTPSTSPSDSAGTSGASTDEDMETEAINEILEDIPEHEEDYLDSTLEDEEIIIAEYLSYIENIKSATKKN, from the exons ATGGCGCAAAAGAAGTATCTTCAAGCAAAACTGACCCAGTTTTTAAGGGAAGACAGAATTCAGCTTTGGAAACCTCCATACacagatgaaaataaagaagTTGGTTTGGCATTAAAG GACCTTGCTAAGAAGTACTCTGACAGGCTAGATTGTTGTGAAAATGAAGTAGAAAAGATAATAGAAGAAATACGTTGCAAAGCAGTTGAGCGTGgaacaggaaatgaaaattataaaacaacagGAATTGCTAGAATTGAGGTGTTTTTACCTTCCAAACTAAGAAAA GATAGGAAGAACCTGATGGAGACCCGACTGGATATCAGTGGCAGAGAACTGAGGTCCAA aATAGCTGAAACCTTTGGATTTCAAGAAAATTATATCAAAATTGTCATAAACAAGAAACAGCTCCAACTAG AAAACAGCCTTGAAGAACAAGGAGTGACTCACAATGTAAAAGCGATGGTGCTTGAGTTAAAACAGTCTGAAGAGGACGTCAGGAAAAACTTCCAGGTAGAGGAAGAGGAACAAAATGAGgctgaattaaaagaaaaacagattcagAGGACCAAGCGAGGACTCGAGATCCTTGCAGAGAGAG CTGAGATGGTCGTGGATCCTGAGACGACACCATACTTAGATATAACTAATCAGACGGGCAGATCAATCCGAATTCCCCCGTCGGAAAGAAAG GCCCTTATGTTAGCTATGGGATATCATGAGAAGGGCAGAGCTTTCCTGAAAAGAAAGGAATATGGAGTAGCCTTGCCGTGTCTGCTGGACGCCGACAGATATTTCTG TGAGTGCTGCAGAGAGCTGCTGGATACAGTGGATAACTACGCAGTGCTCCAGCTGGATATTGTGTGGTGTTACTTCCGCCTAGAGCAACTGGAATGCCTCGATGacgcagaaaaaaaattaaacttggcTCAGAAATGCTTTAAGAATTGCTATGGAGAAAATCACCAGCGACTGGTCCACATAAAA GGAAATTGTGGGAAAGAAAAGGTGTTGTTTTTAAGACTCTACTTGCTTCAAGGTATTCGAAACTATCACAGTGGGAATGGTGACGAGGCTGCGGAGTACCTCAACAAG GCACGCCAGCTCTTTAAAGAACTGTATATTGATCCGTCAAAAGTTCACAACTTGCTGCAGTTGGGATTTACTGCCCAGGAAGCCCGGCTTGGCCTCAGGGCATGTGACGGGAACGTGGACCATGCAGCCACTCACATTACCAACCGTAGAGAG GAATTGGCCCaaataaggaaggaggaaaaagagaagaaaaaacgcCGCCTGGAGAACATCAACAATCTGAAAGGAATGGGCTATTCCACACATGCAGCCAAGCAGGCCCTCCATCAGGCCAGTGGGAACCTGGACGAGGCCCTCAAG ATTCTCCTCAGTAACCCTCACATGTGGTGGCTAAGGGATTCCGATTCTGAAAACAACAGTCAAGAAAATCCTTCCCAGGAAAACATTGAGCAA CTGGTGTACATGGGTTTTGATGCAGCGGTGGCCAGCACCGCACTGAGGGTGTTCAGGGGCAACGTCCAGCTGGCAGCTCAGACCCTTGCTCACAATGGAGGACTCCTGCCACGCGATCTGCAGCGCTCAGTGCAACACAGTTCTTCATCCACACCATCCACGTCCCCTTCGGATTCTGCAG GAACCTCTGGTGCCTCCACTGATGAGGATATGGAGACGGAGGCCATCAACGAGATCCTGGAGGACATTCCAGAACATGAGGAAGACTATCTCGACTCAACTCTGGAAGATGAAGAAATTATCATCGCAGAATACTTATCCTACATAGAAAATATAAAGTCAGCAACAAAGAAAAACTAG